The following proteins are co-located in the Thermus thermophilus HB8 genome:
- the fmt gene encoding methionyl-tRNA formyltransferase encodes MRVAFFGTPLWAVPVLDALRKRHQVVLVVSQPDKPQGRGLRPAPSPVARYAEAEGLPLLRPARLREEAFLEALRQAAPEVAVVAAYGKLIPKEALDIPPHGFLNLHPSLLPKYRGAAPVQRALLAGERETGVSIMRLDEGLDTGPLYAVWRTPILPDEDAVALGNRLRDKGVELLLEVLERLPELTPRPQEGEASYAPPLSKEEGRLDFGESAEALYRRHRAVQPWPGSYFFHRGQRVKALRLRPEPGEGEPGVVARVGPEGVVVGTASGLLLLLEVQPEGRRAMPAADWARGYGVAPGTRLGQV; translated from the coding sequence ATGAGGGTGGCCTTCTTCGGCACCCCCCTCTGGGCCGTCCCCGTGCTGGACGCCCTACGGAAGCGCCACCAGGTGGTCCTGGTGGTCTCCCAGCCCGACAAGCCCCAGGGCCGGGGCCTGAGGCCCGCCCCGAGCCCCGTGGCCCGCTACGCCGAGGCGGAGGGGCTTCCCCTTTTGCGCCCGGCTCGGCTTAGGGAGGAGGCCTTCCTCGAGGCCTTGCGCCAGGCCGCGCCCGAGGTGGCGGTGGTGGCGGCCTACGGGAAGCTCATCCCCAAGGAGGCCTTGGACATCCCCCCACACGGCTTCCTCAACCTCCACCCCTCCCTCCTCCCCAAGTACCGGGGGGCGGCCCCCGTCCAGCGGGCCCTCCTCGCCGGGGAACGGGAGACCGGGGTCTCCATCATGCGCCTGGACGAGGGCCTGGACACCGGCCCCCTCTACGCCGTCTGGCGGACGCCCATCCTGCCGGACGAGGACGCCGTGGCCCTGGGGAACCGGCTCAGGGACAAGGGGGTGGAGCTCCTTCTTGAGGTGCTGGAGCGCCTCCCGGAGCTCACCCCCAGGCCCCAGGAAGGGGAGGCCTCCTACGCCCCGCCCCTTTCCAAGGAGGAGGGACGGCTGGACTTCGGGGAGAGCGCCGAGGCCCTCTACCGCCGCCACCGGGCCGTCCAGCCCTGGCCCGGGAGCTACTTCTTCCACCGGGGCCAGCGGGTCAAGGCCTTGAGGCTCCGCCCCGAGCCCGGGGAAGGGGAGCCCGGGGTGGTGGCCCGGGTGGGGCCGGAGGGCGTGGTGGTGGGCACGGCCTCGGGCCTCCTCCTCCTCCTGGAGGTCCAGCCCGAGGGAAGGCGGGCCATGCCCGCCGCCGACTGGGCCCGGGGCTATGGCGTGGCCCCGGGGACCCGGCTCGGCCAGGTATAG
- a CDS encoding glucodextranase DOMON-like domain-containing protein, translated as MLFLFQDPLGDAHGLAYLYPQAALYREAGEGYADLTALAGEVREGELVLKLRLARYPNPLGGPLGFSLATALVYLDLAPGGEEALLPGLRTPPGQGWEAAFVVTGFGVERKSPEGKREAVGAWREGEWVVWSTGLPPGEYGYYGAVGLFDPFAPWYLRPVSPEGGAWVLGAPLGMPPVVDVLALRPEDPRAAYQEGVLRPLRPKRFALEAPSLAAFGLGALSLVLAFLLGRKGR; from the coding sequence GTGCTGTTCCTCTTTCAAGACCCCCTCGGGGACGCCCACGGCCTCGCCTACCTCTATCCCCAGGCCGCCCTTTACCGGGAGGCCGGGGAGGGGTACGCCGACCTCACCGCCTTGGCCGGGGAGGTTCGGGAGGGGGAGCTCGTCCTCAAGCTGCGGCTCGCCCGCTACCCCAACCCCTTGGGCGGGCCCTTGGGCTTCAGCCTGGCCACGGCCCTGGTCTACCTGGACCTCGCCCCGGGCGGGGAGGAGGCCCTTCTTCCCGGCCTCCGCACCCCCCCGGGCCAGGGGTGGGAGGCGGCCTTCGTGGTCACGGGCTTCGGGGTGGAGCGGAAAAGCCCCGAGGGGAAGAGGGAGGCGGTGGGGGCCTGGCGGGAGGGGGAGTGGGTGGTCTGGTCCACAGGCCTTCCCCCGGGGGAGTACGGCTACTACGGGGCGGTGGGGCTCTTTGACCCCTTCGCCCCCTGGTACCTGCGCCCCGTTTCCCCGGAAGGGGGGGCCTGGGTCCTGGGGGCCCCCTTGGGCATGCCCCCAGTGGTGGACGTCCTCGCCCTCCGCCCCGAGGACCCAAGGGCCGCCTACCAGGAGGGGGTGCTCAGGCCCTTGCGCCCCAAGCGGTTCGCCCTGGAGGCCCCAAGCCTCGCCGCCTTCGGCCTAGGGGCCTTGTCCCTGGTCCTGGCCTTTCTGCTCGGGCGAAAGGGGCGCTGA
- the cdaA gene encoding diadenylate cyclase CdaA: MSLTWRDLLDIFLVGVLLYSLYRILAGTRALNLVRGVLIYLATWFLASLLGLSTLSWILGNAATLGAFALIVVFQPELRGLLERLGRGQGALRPPPVALEMEELLLGLRRLAERRHGALLALERRTPLGEYAASGEVLDARLSARLLETLFYPGTPLHDGGAIVREGRLFAAGCVFPLSEVGMGLGTRHRAALGLSEVSDALVIVVSEETGAIRVAEGGRLSPPLSLEALRARLKEVVRDA; encoded by the coding sequence ATGTCCCTCACCTGGCGCGACCTCTTGGACATCTTCCTGGTGGGCGTCCTCCTCTACTCCCTCTACCGCATCCTCGCCGGCACCCGGGCCCTGAACCTCGTCCGCGGCGTTTTGATCTACCTCGCCACCTGGTTCCTGGCGAGCCTCCTCGGCCTCTCCACCCTGAGTTGGATCCTGGGGAACGCCGCCACCTTGGGCGCGTTCGCCCTCATCGTGGTCTTCCAGCCTGAGCTTCGCGGGCTTCTGGAGCGGCTCGGCCGGGGCCAGGGGGCGCTTAGGCCCCCCCCGGTGGCCTTGGAGATGGAAGAGCTCCTCCTCGGGCTTCGCCGCCTGGCCGAGCGGCGCCACGGGGCCCTCCTCGCCCTGGAGCGGCGCACCCCCTTGGGCGAGTACGCGGCGAGCGGCGAGGTTCTGGACGCCCGGCTTTCCGCCCGGCTTTTGGAGACCCTCTTCTACCCGGGCACCCCCCTGCACGACGGGGGGGCCATCGTGCGGGAGGGGAGGCTGTTCGCCGCGGGGTGCGTCTTCCCCCTCTCCGAGGTGGGCATGGGCCTCGGCACCCGGCACCGGGCCGCCTTGGGCCTCTCCGAGGTGTCCGACGCCCTGGTCATCGTGGTGAGCGAGGAAACGGGGGCCATCCGGGTGGCCGAGGGGGGGAGGCTCTCCCCGCCCCTCTCCCTCGAGGCCCTGCGGGCGCGCCTGAAGGAGGTGGTGCGGGATGCGTGA
- a CDS encoding MFS transporter yields the protein MNPNIILASFAARLGASPVLIGLVPALPLAGGLLPQALLVGWVARHGRKLPLYRRASAFRFAGLLLLVFGAFFLGAWPGLLLGVFLAGLFLFALFTAVASLPYWEVLAKAVPREERPGLFAAIYMGGGVLAFLAGFGVRALLGLDLPFPLGYALLFALGTLAYGAAWYVFGRVEEPEEEVAVGRTDLRLPLRRPGFRAYLTARLFLGLAGMVEPFYAAYAVRVLGKEAELGLYLALNALAFILSNALWSALARRGAKAVFLGGGVLVLATPLLALALPPGAFALVFFLQGAYLAALGIAGNTYLLNLAPPEERTATVGLANSFLGLFAFSPVLGGWVVGAWGYGALFLLSAGLAVLGLWAVRRLPEV from the coding sequence ATGAACCCCAACATCATCCTGGCGAGCTTCGCCGCCCGCCTCGGGGCCTCCCCGGTCCTCATCGGCCTCGTCCCCGCCCTTCCCCTGGCGGGGGGCCTGCTCCCTCAGGCCCTTTTGGTGGGGTGGGTGGCGCGCCACGGGCGGAAGCTTCCCCTCTACCGCAGGGCCTCGGCCTTCCGCTTCGCGGGGCTTTTGCTTCTCGTCTTTGGGGCCTTCTTCCTTGGGGCGTGGCCGGGCCTGCTTCTCGGCGTTTTCCTGGCGGGGCTTTTTCTTTTCGCCCTCTTCACCGCCGTGGCCAGCCTGCCCTACTGGGAGGTGTTGGCCAAGGCCGTGCCCCGCGAGGAGCGGCCCGGGCTCTTCGCCGCGATCTACATGGGAGGCGGGGTTTTGGCCTTTCTGGCCGGCTTCGGCGTGCGGGCCCTTCTGGGCCTGGACCTTCCCTTTCCCCTGGGCTACGCCCTCCTCTTCGCCCTGGGGACCCTGGCCTACGGGGCGGCGTGGTACGTCTTCGGGCGGGTGGAGGAGCCCGAGGAGGAGGTGGCGGTGGGGCGCACCGACCTCCGCCTTCCCCTGAGGCGCCCCGGGTTTCGCGCCTACCTCACGGCCCGGCTCTTCCTGGGGCTTGCGGGCATGGTGGAGCCCTTCTACGCCGCCTACGCGGTCCGGGTCTTGGGGAAGGAGGCGGAGCTCGGCCTCTACCTCGCCCTCAACGCCCTGGCCTTCATCCTCTCCAACGCCCTCTGGTCCGCCCTGGCCCGGAGGGGGGCGAAGGCCGTCTTTCTCGGAGGGGGGGTGCTGGTGCTCGCCACGCCCCTCCTCGCCCTCGCCCTTCCCCCCGGGGCCTTCGCCTTGGTCTTCTTCCTGCAGGGGGCCTACCTTGCCGCCTTGGGCATCGCCGGCAACACCTACCTCCTCAACCTGGCCCCGCCCGAGGAGCGGACCGCCACCGTGGGCCTCGCCAACAGCTTCCTGGGCCTCTTCGCCTTCTCCCCGGTCCTCGGAGGGTGGGTGGTGGGGGCTTGGGGCTACGGGGCGCTCTTCCTCCTCTCCGCGGGCCTGGCCGTCCTGGGCCTCTGGGCGGTCCGGCGGCTTCCGGAGGTGTGA
- the def gene encoding peptide deformylase, whose translation MVYPIRLYGDPVLRRKARPVEDFSGIKRLAEDMLETMFEAKGVGLAAPQIGLSQRLFVAVEYADEPEGEEERPLRELVRRVYVVANPVITYREGLVEGTEGCLSLPGLYSEEVPRAERIRVEYQDEEGRGRVLELEGYMARVFQHEIDHLDGILFFERLPKPKREAFLEANRAELVRFQKEARALLKELSQG comes from the coding sequence ATGGTCTACCCCATCCGGCTTTACGGAGACCCCGTCCTCCGCCGCAAGGCCCGGCCCGTGGAGGACTTCTCGGGGATTAAGCGCCTGGCGGAGGACATGCTGGAGACGATGTTTGAGGCCAAGGGGGTGGGGCTTGCCGCCCCCCAGATCGGCCTCTCCCAGCGCCTCTTCGTGGCGGTGGAGTACGCCGACGAGCCCGAGGGGGAGGAGGAGAGGCCCCTGAGGGAGCTCGTGCGCCGGGTCTACGTGGTGGCGAACCCGGTGATCACCTACCGGGAGGGGCTGGTGGAGGGGACGGAGGGGTGCCTCTCCCTGCCCGGCCTCTACTCCGAGGAGGTGCCCCGGGCGGAGCGCATCCGGGTGGAGTACCAGGACGAGGAGGGCCGTGGGCGCGTGTTGGAGCTCGAGGGGTACATGGCCCGGGTCTTCCAGCACGAGATCGATCATCTGGACGGGATCCTCTTCTTTGAGCGCCTGCCCAAGCCCAAGCGGGAGGCCTTCCTGGAGGCCAACCGGGCGGAGCTCGTCCGCTTCCAGAAGGAGGCCCGGGCCTTGCTGAAGGAGCTTTCCCAGGGATGA
- a CDS encoding phosphopentomutase, with protein sequence MKAVAIVLDSVGLGYLPDAPLFGDEGADTLDHTVLKTGIALPHLAGLGLGRVPGVHTLPRAERPRGGFGRMREVNPGKDTTTGHWEFVGIHLEKPFRTFPHGFPEDVLREWAEAIGVGGWLLNRPYSGTEAIRDHGEAHLKTGYPIVYTSADSVFQVAAHVDVVPVEELYRFCQVARERLVGELQVARVIARPFAGEPGRFYRLEHLRKDFALEPPRNVLDVLKEGGLEVVGVGKIPDIYAGRGFTRKVKTKDNRDGLEKTLALMGEPFSGLVFTNLVDFDSKYGHRRDPEGYGRALVELDAFLPRLLAALGPEDHLFLVSDHGNDPTFFGTDHTREYGMLLWVGPGVEGELGTRETFADLGATWARLFGLAWDGPGTSLV encoded by the coding sequence TTGAAGGCGGTGGCCATCGTTTTGGACTCCGTGGGCCTGGGCTACCTGCCCGACGCCCCCCTCTTCGGCGACGAGGGGGCGGACACCTTGGACCACACGGTCCTGAAGACCGGGATCGCCCTCCCCCACCTGGCCGGCCTCGGCCTCGGCCGGGTCCCCGGGGTCCACACCCTGCCCCGCGCCGAGCGGCCCCGGGGCGGGTTCGGCCGCATGCGGGAGGTGAACCCCGGCAAGGACACCACCACGGGGCACTGGGAGTTCGTGGGGATCCACCTGGAAAAGCCGTTCCGCACCTTTCCCCACGGGTTTCCCGAGGACGTTCTCCGGGAGTGGGCCGAGGCCATCGGGGTGGGAGGGTGGCTTTTGAACCGCCCCTACTCGGGGACGGAGGCCATCCGCGACCACGGGGAGGCCCACCTCAAGACGGGCTACCCCATCGTCTACACCTCCGCCGACAGCGTCTTCCAGGTGGCGGCCCACGTGGACGTGGTCCCCGTGGAGGAGCTTTACCGCTTTTGCCAGGTGGCCCGGGAGAGGCTCGTGGGCGAGCTCCAGGTGGCCCGGGTCATCGCCCGGCCCTTCGCCGGGGAGCCGGGGAGGTTCTACCGGCTGGAGCACCTCCGGAAGGACTTCGCCCTGGAGCCCCCGAGGAACGTCCTGGACGTCCTCAAGGAGGGGGGCCTCGAGGTGGTGGGGGTGGGGAAGATCCCCGACATCTACGCGGGGCGCGGCTTCACCCGGAAGGTCAAGACCAAGGACAACCGAGACGGCCTGGAGAAGACCCTGGCCCTCATGGGGGAGCCCTTTTCCGGCCTCGTCTTCACCAACCTGGTGGACTTTGACTCCAAGTACGGCCACCGCCGCGACCCCGAGGGGTACGGGAGGGCCCTCGTGGAGCTGGACGCCTTCCTCCCGAGGCTTCTTGCCGCCTTGGGGCCCGAGGACCACCTCTTCCTGGTCTCGGACCACGGCAACGACCCCACCTTCTTCGGCACCGACCACACCCGGGAGTACGGGATGCTCCTCTGGGTGGGGCCGGGGGTGGAGGGGGAGCTCGGCACCCGGGAGACCTTCGCCGACCTCGGGGCCACCTGGGCCCGCCTCTTCGGCCTGGCCTGGGACGGCCCCGGAACGAGCCTCGTCTGA
- a CDS encoding YbbR-like domain-containing protein: protein MRDWPAFLLALLVAFALWYSLQERAPVVERSLKVPLQVVGLGEGRRALGLPREVLLRLRGPAPLLEGRALPVSAYLDLSGAEGEVVREVRVAAPQGVEVLEVVPARVGVVVEVEAQRQIPVEVLAQGAWVLTDPAFVEAVGPESQVEAAVSAVGLDLGDEVVLFPFGPEGPLEGVELRPNRVRVVERREALFLKEVPLSLKPPPGRRLLDYAPKTVRLVGPREALEGLAGVAATLQEALGPGEVEVAVAPDLPPGVQTLGPVRVRVALE from the coding sequence ATGCGTGACTGGCCCGCCTTCCTGCTGGCCCTCCTCGTGGCCTTCGCCCTCTGGTACAGCCTCCAGGAGCGGGCCCCCGTGGTGGAGCGGAGCCTCAAGGTCCCCCTCCAGGTGGTGGGGCTCGGGGAGGGGCGGCGCGCCCTGGGCCTTCCCCGGGAGGTCCTCCTAAGGCTTAGGGGGCCTGCGCCCTTGTTGGAGGGGCGGGCCCTTCCCGTCTCCGCCTACCTGGACCTCTCCGGGGCCGAGGGGGAGGTGGTGCGGGAGGTGCGGGTGGCGGCCCCCCAGGGGGTGGAGGTCCTCGAGGTGGTGCCCGCCCGGGTGGGAGTGGTGGTGGAGGTGGAGGCCCAGCGCCAGATCCCCGTGGAGGTCCTGGCCCAGGGGGCCTGGGTCCTCACCGACCCCGCCTTCGTGGAGGCGGTGGGGCCGGAAAGCCAGGTGGAGGCCGCCGTGAGCGCCGTGGGCCTGGACCTGGGGGACGAGGTGGTCCTCTTCCCCTTCGGCCCAGAGGGCCCCTTGGAGGGCGTGGAGCTCCGGCCTAACCGGGTCCGGGTGGTGGAGCGCCGGGAAGCCCTCTTCCTCAAGGAGGTGCCCCTCTCCCTCAAGCCCCCCCCGGGGCGCCGCCTCCTGGACTATGCCCCCAAGACGGTGCGCCTCGTGGGCCCGCGGGAGGCCCTGGAGGGCCTTGCGGGCGTGGCCGCCACCCTCCAGGAGGCCCTGGGCCCGGGGGAGGTGGAGGTGGCGGTGGCCCCGGACCTCCCCCCGGGGGTCCAGACCCTGGGACCGGTTCGGGTGCGGGTTGCGCTAGAATAG
- the rapZ gene encoding RNase adapter RapZ: MRFLVLTGLSGAGKTTARGFLEDLGYFMVDNLPPRLWLPLLQEAAARGLARVGVVVDARALAFFQDLEEVLEALRPTVVYLEARPEVLLRRYNLTRRVHPLGAGNLMREIAEERRALAGLRGRAHLVVDTSELSPRGLKEALARFLGEEGGFLLRLVSFGFKWGPPQEADLVLDVRPLPNPHYDPALRPRTGLDPEVRRYVFSEAAEPYYRALLAVAGLAAEGARAEGRAFYTVAVGCTGGRHRSVAVAERLAEELSGRFAVEVVHRDVEREG, encoded by the coding sequence ATGCGCTTCCTCGTCCTCACGGGCCTCTCCGGGGCGGGCAAGACCACGGCCCGGGGTTTTCTGGAGGACCTCGGCTACTTCATGGTGGACAACCTCCCCCCCAGGCTCTGGCTCCCCCTCCTCCAGGAGGCGGCGGCCCGGGGCCTCGCCCGGGTGGGGGTGGTGGTGGACGCCCGGGCCCTGGCCTTCTTCCAGGACCTGGAGGAGGTCCTGGAGGCGTTGCGGCCCACCGTGGTCTACCTCGAGGCCCGGCCCGAGGTCCTCCTCCGCCGCTACAACCTCACCCGCCGGGTCCACCCCTTGGGGGCGGGGAACCTGATGCGGGAGATCGCCGAGGAGAGGCGGGCCCTGGCGGGCCTTAGGGGGCGGGCCCACCTGGTGGTGGACACCTCGGAGCTCTCGCCTCGAGGGCTCAAGGAGGCCCTGGCCCGCTTTTTGGGCGAGGAGGGGGGGTTCCTCCTCCGCCTGGTCTCCTTCGGCTTCAAGTGGGGCCCCCCCCAGGAGGCGGACCTGGTCCTGGACGTCCGCCCCCTGCCCAACCCCCACTACGACCCGGCCCTCAGGCCCCGGACGGGCCTGGACCCCGAGGTCCGGCGCTACGTCTTTTCCGAGGCCGCGGAGCCCTACTACCGGGCCCTCCTCGCCGTGGCCGGGCTCGCGGCCGAAGGGGCGCGGGCGGAGGGGCGGGCCTTCTACACCGTGGCCGTGGGCTGCACCGGGGGAAGGCACCGGAGCGTGGCCGTGGCGGAGCGCCTGGCGGAGGAGCTTTCCGGCAGGTTCGCCGTGGAGGTGGTGCACCGGGATGTGGAGCGGGAAGGGTAG
- a CDS encoding gluconeogenesis factor YvcK family protein, with protein MWSGKGRGVWAHPAWRWLHPGMRVKRYAALAGLGVGMAAWGLGQALPLPALPPLAAWGVAALGGGLLVLGVRAMNRSMLSAFTRPEEVPERVYVRRRLERGPRVVAFGGGTGLSRALSGLKEGTANLTAVVAVTDDGGSTGRLRLAYGLPAVGDLVDCLAALSDHPALPRLLAYRFHRGEFSGHTFGNLFLVTLYEASGDFAEAVRQANAILNLRGQVLPATPQAVRLAARLQDGRRVVGEVALREAGGRVREVGLEPEPSVVMGEVLEALRRADLVLLGPGSLYTSVIPSFLPGPIREAVRRSGALVVYVVNLMTEPGETDGYTAYDHYKAVAHHLGRRPDVVVVHTAPIPEPVLRRYAAEGRHPVAYDPRPFRVDGVRVLEGDFREAGELAQHDPKKLARAVLKLV; from the coding sequence ATGTGGAGCGGGAAGGGTAGGGGCGTGTGGGCCCACCCGGCGTGGCGCTGGCTCCACCCCGGGATGCGGGTCAAGCGCTACGCCGCCCTGGCGGGCCTCGGGGTGGGTATGGCGGCCTGGGGGCTGGGCCAGGCCCTCCCCTTGCCCGCCCTGCCGCCCCTCGCCGCCTGGGGGGTCGCCGCCCTGGGTGGGGGGCTTCTGGTCCTCGGGGTGCGGGCCATGAACCGGAGCATGCTTTCCGCCTTCACCCGGCCCGAGGAGGTGCCGGAACGGGTCTACGTCCGAAGGCGGCTGGAGCGGGGGCCTAGGGTCGTGGCCTTCGGGGGGGGGACGGGGCTTTCCCGGGCCCTTTCCGGCCTCAAGGAGGGGACGGCCAACCTCACCGCCGTGGTGGCGGTCACGGACGACGGGGGCTCCACGGGGCGGCTCAGGCTCGCCTACGGCCTCCCGGCGGTGGGGGACCTGGTGGACTGCCTGGCCGCCCTCTCCGACCACCCCGCCCTTCCCCGCCTCCTTGCCTACCGTTTCCACCGGGGGGAGTTTTCCGGCCACACCTTCGGCAACCTCTTCCTCGTCACCCTGTACGAGGCGAGCGGGGACTTCGCCGAGGCGGTGCGCCAGGCCAACGCCATCCTGAACCTTCGGGGCCAGGTCCTGCCCGCCACGCCCCAGGCGGTGCGCCTCGCCGCCCGCCTCCAGGACGGGCGGAGGGTGGTGGGGGAGGTGGCCTTGAGGGAGGCCGGGGGCCGGGTACGGGAGGTGGGGCTGGAGCCTGAGCCCAGCGTGGTCATGGGGGAGGTCCTCGAGGCCCTCCGCCGGGCGGACCTCGTCCTTCTGGGGCCTGGGAGCCTCTACACCAGCGTCATCCCCAGCTTCCTCCCCGGGCCCATCCGCGAGGCGGTGCGGCGGTCGGGGGCCCTTGTGGTCTACGTGGTCAACCTCATGACCGAGCCCGGGGAGACGGACGGGTACACCGCCTACGACCACTACAAGGCCGTGGCCCACCACCTGGGGCGGAGGCCGGACGTGGTGGTGGTCCACACCGCCCCCATCCCCGAGCCGGTGCTCCGGCGCTACGCCGCCGAGGGGCGCCACCCCGTGGCCTACGACCCCCGTCCCTTCAGGGTGGACGGGGTGCGGGTGCTGGAGGGGGACTTCCGCGAGGCGGGGGAGCTTGCCCAGCACGACCCCAAGAAGCTGGCGCGGGCGGTGCTGAAGCTGGTATAA
- a CDS encoding tetratricopeptide repeat protein, which produces MLRMILLPSLGPLHILHPRYNAATVLAILEAANPPVVYLASHSEASLAEGTWREEDPLLFHLLPWAEARGVPVVPVDREAHLKGEAEAFREALAQYPAARPHLERLAAFDRDLSALLQRPLTPERLYAPEFLGELGALYEGFVRAFGEGPATGFRARRVAGVVEALKGREGAVVADLLDFLLLLEAFPQEGPPPHRPTEAERVRALLDRAWLLKEEDDWGALVEQLFAIGSPEALYLAAQVYLASGQWEDALALMEEVFRMDFQHPGYLPGYVLARMGQLLDLAGERERALRAYRGVLALSWAPEEARAVALAGLKTPFRL; this is translated from the coding sequence ATGCTAAGGATGATCCTCCTGCCCTCCCTCGGTCCCCTCCACATACTCCACCCACGCTACAACGCCGCCACGGTCCTGGCCATCCTCGAGGCGGCCAACCCCCCCGTGGTCTACCTGGCCTCCCACTCCGAGGCCTCCCTCGCCGAGGGCACCTGGCGGGAGGAGGACCCCCTCCTCTTCCACCTCCTCCCCTGGGCGGAGGCGCGGGGCGTGCCCGTGGTGCCCGTGGACCGGGAGGCCCACCTGAAGGGGGAGGCGGAGGCCTTCCGGGAGGCCTTGGCCCAGTACCCGGCGGCCCGGCCCCACCTGGAGCGCCTGGCCGCCTTTGACCGGGACCTCTCCGCCCTCCTGCAAAGGCCCCTCACCCCGGAGCGCCTCTACGCCCCCGAGTTCCTGGGCGAGCTCGGCGCCCTCTACGAGGGCTTCGTCCGTGCCTTCGGCGAGGGCCCGGCCACGGGCTTCCGGGCCAGGCGGGTGGCGGGGGTGGTGGAGGCGCTGAAGGGCCGGGAGGGGGCCGTGGTGGCGGACCTTTTGGACTTCCTCCTTCTCCTCGAGGCCTTCCCCCAGGAAGGCCCCCCGCCCCACCGGCCCACGGAGGCGGAGCGCGTCCGGGCCCTTTTGGACCGGGCCTGGCTCCTTAAGGAGGAGGACGACTGGGGCGCGCTTGTGGAGCAGCTCTTCGCCATCGGCTCCCCGGAGGCCCTGTACCTTGCGGCCCAGGTCTACCTGGCCTCGGGGCAGTGGGAGGACGCCCTGGCCCTCATGGAGGAGGTCTTCCGCATGGACTTCCAGCACCCAGGCTACCTCCCGGGGTACGTCCTGGCCCGGATGGGGCAGCTTCTGGACCTCGCCGGGGAGCGGGAGCGGGCCTTACGGGCCTACCGGGGGGTCCTGGCCCTCTCCTGGGCCCCGGAGGAGGCGAGGGCCGTGGCCCTGGCGGGGCTGAAGACGCCTTTCCGCCTCTAA